One genomic segment of Trichococcus shcherbakoviae includes these proteins:
- a CDS encoding dihydrofolate reductase family protein, producing the protein MNRPYRVICHMAMSIDGRAAGHYLSAVEFGPYGKAYEDTLQAYGSDNWICGRITFEQHITLGNKVDLSIYSDEAIPREDYIHPAAFSTYAIAVDPEGKLGWQTNVIGDEYPERRGDHIVTILSEAVSDRYLAHLRKVGVSYIFTGKSKPLSMTVALDKLHSHFGIETFMLVGGGFVNGSFASEGLVDEISLIIAPLIEGVSDSVSLFEFGNSVDQRIRKFRLDKFERIGPDGIRLNYLSE; encoded by the coding sequence ATGAACAGACCTTACAGAGTGATTTGCCACATGGCGATGTCGATAGACGGGCGCGCGGCGGGGCACTATTTAAGTGCGGTCGAATTCGGGCCGTACGGAAAGGCCTATGAGGATACGCTACAAGCTTACGGTTCGGACAATTGGATCTGCGGGCGGATCACGTTCGAGCAGCACATCACCCTCGGGAACAAAGTGGACCTGTCCATTTATTCGGATGAAGCCATCCCAAGGGAAGATTACATTCATCCGGCTGCCTTCAGCACTTACGCGATTGCGGTCGATCCGGAAGGGAAACTCGGCTGGCAAACGAATGTGATCGGTGACGAGTATCCGGAAAGAAGAGGCGACCATATCGTTACGATTTTGAGCGAGGCGGTCTCTGATCGGTATCTGGCCCATCTCAGGAAAGTGGGCGTTTCCTACATCTTTACAGGGAAGAGCAAACCATTGTCGATGACAGTCGCCTTGGACAAACTGCACAGCCATTTTGGCATCGAAACTTTCATGCTGGTCGGCGGAGGATTTGTGAACGGATCGTTCGCGAGCGAAGGATTGGTCGATGAAATCAGCCTCATCATCGCTCCACTTATCGAAGGCGTTTCCGATTCCGTTTCTTTATTCGAGTTCGGGAACAGTGTTGATCAGCGTATCCGGAAGTTCAGGCTGGATAAATTCGAGCGGATCGGTCCGGATGGCATCCGGCTGAATTATCTTTCGGAGTGA
- a CDS encoding histidine kinase encodes MEKIASIKEIFQQTNRLLFSITLIPLLVISIFYTRNILIYRSALANVEEANSVSTIVQENVLEELWDLVFGLIQVSDYESGNELEKVRLAIEEIQANTTTAKEAANLDVALRTLDTLDHYISKMESNIANERPFDENEAIMVQVDAVTVLLYAILQDFVRVEIELAGKTSDDMLVSLYYLMLFELIIVLTIIYSAKKNNRFLTQQVQEPLNDLIVLSEELSQGHLDYRAKEPEVAELRVVTESMNDMAQNLHVLIEENAVKQFDLAQSELRVLQAQITPHFIYNTLDAILSLAEQGNSEQVKTMTYALSDFLRISLSKGQDWITIEKEIRHVEDYLTILQIRYGAMLTFAIDIPEEIMQTEVLKMILQPLVENAVYHGTKHVRRAGKVTVAATYTADTIQFFVTDNGIGMQEERLLEIQARLAQATVDDSGEGGYGLYNVRKRLLLYYGNVASLDIDSTYRKGTTVTVTVPKIT; translated from the coding sequence ATGGAAAAAATAGCCAGCATCAAAGAAATTTTCCAGCAGACCAATCGCCTGCTGTTCAGCATCACACTGATCCCCTTGCTGGTGATCAGCATCTTTTACACGCGCAATATCCTGATCTACCGAAGCGCATTGGCGAACGTCGAGGAAGCGAATAGCGTTTCGACCATCGTTCAGGAAAATGTCTTGGAGGAACTGTGGGACCTGGTTTTCGGCCTCATCCAAGTCAGCGATTACGAGTCCGGCAACGAACTGGAAAAGGTGCGGCTCGCCATCGAAGAGATCCAGGCCAACACCACTACCGCAAAGGAAGCAGCCAACCTGGATGTCGCTTTGCGGACACTGGACACGCTCGACCACTACATTTCCAAAATGGAAAGCAATATCGCAAACGAGCGGCCCTTCGATGAGAACGAAGCCATCATGGTCCAGGTCGACGCCGTCACGGTCCTGCTTTACGCTATCCTGCAGGACTTTGTGCGCGTCGAAATCGAACTTGCGGGTAAAACCAGCGATGATATGCTTGTATCGCTCTATTACCTGATGCTCTTTGAGCTCATCATCGTCCTCACAATCATCTACTCTGCAAAAAAAAATAACCGCTTTTTAACGCAGCAGGTCCAGGAGCCGTTGAACGACCTGATCGTCCTTTCCGAGGAACTGTCACAAGGCCATCTCGATTACCGGGCAAAAGAGCCGGAAGTCGCCGAGCTGCGCGTCGTAACGGAAAGCATGAATGACATGGCGCAGAATCTGCATGTGTTGATAGAGGAAAACGCCGTGAAGCAATTCGACCTCGCCCAGAGCGAGCTGCGGGTCCTGCAGGCGCAGATTACGCCTCACTTCATCTACAACACCTTGGATGCCATCCTCTCCTTGGCCGAGCAAGGCAACAGCGAGCAGGTGAAGACGATGACCTACGCCCTCTCCGATTTCCTGCGTATTTCCTTGAGCAAAGGCCAAGACTGGATCACGATCGAGAAAGAAATCCGCCACGTCGAAGATTATCTCACGATCCTGCAGATCCGCTACGGGGCCATGCTGACGTTCGCCATCGACATCCCGGAAGAAATCATGCAGACGGAAGTGCTGAAGATGATCCTGCAGCCTTTGGTGGAAAATGCGGTCTACCACGGAACCAAGCATGTCCGGCGGGCCGGGAAAGTGACAGTCGCGGCGACCTATACGGCTGACACGATCCAGTTCTTCGTGACGGACAACGGCATCGGCATGCAGGAGGAGCGGCTCCTCGAAATTCAGGCACGGCTCGCCCAAGCCACTGTCGATGACTCCGGTGAAGGCGGGTATGGCCTTTACAATGTCCGCAAGCGTTTGTTGTTGTATTACGGCAATGTTGCTTCCCTGGATATCGACAGCACCTACAGAAAAGGCACGACCGTCACAGTGACAGTACCGAAGATTACCTAA
- the mmsB gene encoding multiple monosaccharide ABC transporter permease has product METTNGVKKEKQTLDLKTKALDIFSKYSMVIILIGLLIAFQLMTDGIFWRPLNITNIVLQNSHILVLAAGMLLVVLLGHVDLSVGSVMAFVGAISGILMVNWNVSPWLAVPICIAIGAIIGAWQGYWVAYFGIPAFIVTLAGLLMFRGLTQVVLGGQSLAPFPEIFQKISTGYLPDLTDGSVHLLTMILGVLIAAALVFGQWRTREKRKNNLFEVESMNMFMLKAVMTAVVMIGVTYIFASYQGYPVILVILGVIVAAYAFLTNKTVAGRQIYATGGNRKAAELSGIKTKKITFWVFVNMGAMAALAGLILAARLNAATPQAGTSMELDAMAAVYFGGASTSGGIGTIVGTIVGGLVMGVLNNGMSILGVGVDWQQAIKGLILLLAVVLDIYNKKKKAA; this is encoded by the coding sequence ATGGAAACGACGAACGGCGTAAAAAAGGAAAAGCAAACACTGGATCTAAAAACAAAGGCGCTTGATATTTTCAGCAAATACAGTATGGTAATTATTCTGATTGGGTTATTGATCGCATTTCAACTGATGACGGACGGCATCTTCTGGCGGCCGCTGAACATCACCAACATCGTGCTGCAGAACAGCCACATTCTGGTTCTGGCTGCTGGTATGCTATTAGTGGTCCTGTTGGGCCATGTCGATCTTTCGGTCGGTTCGGTGATGGCTTTCGTGGGTGCCATCTCCGGTATTTTGATGGTGAACTGGAACGTCAGCCCTTGGTTAGCGGTGCCGATCTGCATCGCGATCGGAGCGATCATCGGCGCTTGGCAAGGTTACTGGGTAGCCTACTTCGGCATCCCGGCCTTCATCGTCACTTTGGCGGGGCTGTTGATGTTCCGCGGGCTGACACAGGTTGTGTTGGGCGGGCAATCGTTGGCGCCTTTCCCGGAAATATTCCAAAAGATTTCTACAGGCTACCTGCCTGATCTGACGGATGGCAGTGTGCATCTGCTGACGATGATCCTGGGCGTCCTTATTGCCGCAGCACTTGTTTTCGGACAATGGCGCACACGCGAAAAACGCAAGAACAATCTGTTCGAAGTTGAATCAATGAATATGTTCATGTTGAAAGCGGTCATGACAGCAGTGGTGATGATTGGGGTTACTTACATCTTTGCCTCTTACCAAGGCTATCCTGTCATTTTGGTAATCTTGGGAGTCATCGTGGCAGCCTATGCTTTCTTGACGAACAAGACCGTTGCGGGACGCCAAATCTACGCAACCGGCGGAAACCGTAAAGCGGCGGAATTGTCCGGTATCAAAACGAAAAAAATCACTTTCTGGGTATTCGTGAACATGGGCGCGATGGCTGCGTTGGCTGGTTTGATCTTAGCAGCGCGTCTGAATGCGGCCACACCGCAAGCAGGTACTTCCATGGAGTTGGATGCGATGGCAGCCGTATACTTCGGCGGAGCCTCAACTTCAGGCGGGATCGGCACCATCGTGGGCACGATCGTCGGCGGTTTGGTTATGGGTGTCTTGAATAACGGGATGTCCATTCTCGGTGTCGGTGTCGACTGGCAGCAAGCGATTAAAGGTTTGATTCTGTTGCTGGCCGTGGTATTGGATATCTACAACAAGAAAAAGAAAGCAGCATAA
- the chvE gene encoding multiple monosaccharide ABC transporter substrate-binding protein, producing MKFNWKKSFLTAATLLSAVVLGACGDGEASTGDAGYVGIAMPTKSAERWIADGNNMVTELEKLGYKTDLQYGEDKVENQVAQIENMITKGVDVLVIASIDGSALTDVLGKAADEGIEVIAYDRLLMNSEHVDYYATFDNFGVGVLQASYIEDALNLAEGEGPYNIELFGGSPDDNNALINYNGVMSVFQQYIESGQLVIPSEQTKFNQIATLRWDGSTAQARMDNLLSANYTDKTLDAVLSPYDPISLGIISSLKGVGYGSAEKPLPVITGQDGTQAGVKSIIAGEQTQTIFKDTRILAQNTIEMIEAIFNEEEVPVNDTETYDNGVKVVPTYLANPVSVDKENYQAELIDTDYYSEEDLGL from the coding sequence ATGAAATTCAATTGGAAGAAAAGTTTTCTTACAGCAGCAACGTTATTATCCGCAGTAGTGCTAGGTGCATGCGGGGATGGCGAAGCATCAACAGGGGATGCCGGCTATGTGGGAATCGCGATGCCGACTAAGTCAGCCGAGAGATGGATTGCGGACGGCAACAATATGGTCACTGAGTTGGAGAAACTGGGCTACAAGACGGACCTTCAATACGGCGAGGACAAAGTCGAGAACCAGGTGGCGCAGATCGAGAATATGATCACAAAAGGTGTGGATGTTTTGGTGATCGCTTCCATTGACGGATCCGCCTTGACGGACGTGCTTGGAAAAGCAGCGGATGAAGGCATCGAAGTCATCGCGTACGACCGCTTGTTGATGAATTCCGAACACGTGGATTATTATGCAACTTTCGATAATTTCGGGGTGGGAGTACTGCAAGCTTCATACATCGAAGATGCATTGAATTTGGCCGAAGGTGAAGGCCCATACAACATCGAATTATTCGGCGGATCTCCTGATGACAACAACGCCTTGATCAATTACAACGGTGTGATGTCCGTATTCCAACAATACATTGAGAGCGGCCAATTGGTCATCCCTTCAGAACAAACAAAGTTCAACCAGATCGCAACCTTGCGTTGGGACGGATCGACTGCCCAAGCACGGATGGACAACCTGTTGAGCGCAAATTACACGGATAAAACCTTGGATGCAGTATTGTCTCCTTATGATCCAATCAGCTTGGGAATCATTTCTTCTCTGAAAGGCGTGGGTTACGGTTCAGCTGAAAAACCATTACCGGTCATCACAGGCCAAGATGGAACGCAAGCAGGCGTAAAATCGATCATTGCTGGCGAACAGACACAAACGATCTTCAAGGATACGCGTATTTTGGCTCAAAACACAATCGAGATGATCGAAGCGATCTTCAACGAGGAAGAAGTGCCTGTAAACGATACAGAAACATATGACAATGGCGTGAAAGTCGTACCGACTTACTTGGCTAATCCTGTTTCAGTGGACAAAGAAAACTACCAGGCAGAGCTGATCGATACAGACTACTATTCTGAAGAAGATTTAGGCTTATAA
- a CDS encoding VOC family protein, protein MTTANIMLYVEDVEANADFWKHYLNFKEVERYDFGDSISIVLAVSSTCNLQLFNIDFIRKNSPEVASNKPSLLFDISDFDELYARFKENNETVGEIIEMGGARTFNFPDRDGNYFAVRDAAE, encoded by the coding sequence ATGACCACAGCGAATATCATGCTTTACGTAGAGGATGTAGAAGCGAATGCCGATTTTTGGAAACACTATCTCAATTTCAAGGAGGTTGAGCGTTATGACTTTGGGGATTCCATCAGCATCGTGCTGGCGGTGAGCTCTACGTGCAATCTGCAGCTTTTCAATATCGATTTCATCAGAAAGAATTCACCGGAAGTGGCCTCCAACAAACCTTCCTTATTGTTCGACATCTCCGATTTCGATGAGCTTTATGCGCGCTTCAAGGAGAACAACGAGACGGTCGGTGAGATCATCGAAATGGGCGGCGCCAGGACTTTCAACTTCCCTGACAGGGACGGGAACTACTTCGCCGTCCGGGATGCGGCTGAATAA
- a CDS encoding HPP family protein, with the protein MNSNNEAFMGYFNDIESFFNKTYKPNRGKSYYSFYELVENAARYDSFVKRKRDDFQILGDLRNFLSHGNQSDLVLVNEESLTMIKAIHEQLLKPKTAFDIKSDDVKFFKETTPLSAVLETIRNTDLTQFPIKDGKGKVMGLLTENGITHWLSQHAHEATVSIGGTLARDILVLDDNKDNFAFVKKDASIYEAEALFDNQKIDALLVTHSGKNTENLLGIITRFDLVEV; encoded by the coding sequence TTGAATAGCAATAACGAAGCATTTATGGGTTATTTCAATGATATCGAGAGTTTCTTCAACAAGACGTACAAGCCCAATCGCGGGAAATCCTACTATAGCTTTTATGAGTTGGTGGAGAACGCCGCGCGCTACGACAGTTTTGTGAAAAGGAAGCGGGATGACTTCCAGATACTAGGGGATCTGCGCAATTTCTTGAGCCACGGAAACCAAAGCGATCTGGTGCTCGTCAATGAGGAGTCACTGACTATGATCAAAGCAATCCATGAACAACTGTTGAAACCAAAGACGGCTTTCGACATCAAATCGGATGATGTGAAATTCTTCAAGGAAACTACCCCGCTATCCGCTGTCCTCGAAACGATCAGGAACACTGATTTGACGCAATTCCCGATTAAAGACGGAAAAGGAAAAGTGATGGGCTTGTTGACAGAAAATGGCATCACGCACTGGCTGTCCCAACATGCGCATGAGGCAACCGTGTCGATCGGCGGAACGCTGGCACGCGATATCCTTGTACTGGACGATAACAAGGATAATTTTGCCTTCGTCAAAAAAGATGCGAGCATTTATGAGGCGGAAGCGCTATTCGACAACCAAAAAATCGATGCATTACTGGTGACGCACAGCGGCAAAAATACGGAAAATCTGCTTGGCATCATTACACGATTTGACCTGGTGGAAGTGTAG
- a CDS encoding helix-turn-helix domain-containing protein, giving the protein MYKVFIVEDEHLIRDSLRKQLLSLAETHPLIFSGEASDGEMALASIMDVKPDILLTDIRMPFMDGLSLAKEVRKIFPWIRIIFISGFDDFEYARTAIQVQADAYLLKPIKDTELIQTLETVITVLDKQKEPVMERDTHADNFVFELKKNHFLNGIFRGDLSVPEVLQESAALKRSVVGKKTCVVLATNHYDKSFDDYFRFSNYLHFLFGADESIIFSSISSRFIKFLLMDSDTDRLLEKSYQLAQTLVHELKDEEAEDLIVSIGPIVERLSEIPQAYRYTQNMLQTYGVLRTERIISYEDDIKDGEVSPTNPFKLDLAQKIAQTEADELEELVLELQGTPGDTEERNRLFRFFVLTELGNLVQKKKPGSEQPLLEKMNDLDQLAAVAADAAEYTQIIEKLLAFLMAAHIHPSMVKYQSVIQKALGFIKANFTDPDISLNVVADAVNLSPSHFSTIFSQSLGQTFIDFLTECRLQHAKELLAGTDDKLSAIAMDIGYNDPNYFSYLFKKREGQTPKEFRRTHARA; this is encoded by the coding sequence ATGTATAAAGTCTTTATAGTCGAGGATGAACACCTGATCCGCGACAGCCTGCGGAAACAACTGCTGTCCCTCGCCGAAACACACCCGCTGATTTTTTCAGGGGAAGCCTCCGACGGGGAAATGGCCTTGGCCTCGATCATGGACGTCAAACCCGATATCCTGCTGACCGATATCCGGATGCCCTTCATGGACGGCCTGAGTTTGGCAAAGGAAGTCCGGAAGATCTTCCCTTGGATCCGCATCATCTTCATCAGCGGCTTCGATGATTTCGAATATGCGCGTACCGCCATCCAAGTGCAGGCGGACGCCTATCTTCTGAAGCCGATCAAAGATACCGAGCTGATCCAAACGCTCGAGACTGTCATCACGGTATTGGACAAACAAAAAGAACCCGTCATGGAACGGGATACGCATGCGGATAATTTCGTCTTCGAACTGAAGAAAAATCATTTCCTGAACGGCATCTTCCGCGGGGATTTGTCGGTTCCGGAAGTGCTGCAGGAATCCGCCGCTTTGAAGCGCTCGGTTGTCGGGAAAAAGACCTGCGTCGTGTTGGCCACCAATCATTACGACAAGAGTTTCGACGATTATTTTCGTTTCAGCAATTATCTGCATTTTCTTTTCGGAGCGGATGAGAGCATCATTTTCTCCAGCATCTCTTCCCGCTTCATCAAATTTCTGCTGATGGACAGCGATACGGACAGGTTGTTGGAAAAGAGTTACCAACTGGCTCAGACGCTCGTCCACGAACTGAAGGACGAAGAGGCGGAGGACCTGATCGTTTCGATCGGCCCGATCGTCGAACGGCTCAGCGAAATTCCGCAGGCCTACCGCTACACGCAGAATATGCTCCAGACCTATGGGGTGCTGCGGACCGAACGGATCATCAGCTACGAGGACGACATCAAGGACGGCGAAGTTTCTCCGACGAATCCTTTCAAGCTCGATCTGGCCCAAAAAATCGCCCAGACCGAAGCGGATGAACTGGAGGAGCTGGTGCTGGAGCTTCAGGGAACACCCGGGGATACTGAAGAACGCAACCGCCTCTTCCGCTTTTTCGTGCTGACCGAATTGGGCAATCTTGTCCAAAAAAAGAAGCCCGGTTCGGAGCAGCCTTTGCTTGAAAAAATGAATGACCTTGATCAATTGGCGGCGGTGGCGGCCGATGCCGCGGAATATACCCAGATCATCGAAAAGCTGCTGGCTTTCCTGATGGCGGCCCACATCCACCCTTCCATGGTGAAGTATCAGAGCGTCATCCAAAAGGCCTTGGGATTCATCAAGGCGAATTTTACCGATCCGGACATTTCCCTGAATGTCGTGGCGGATGCCGTAAACCTGAGTCCGTCGCATTTCAGCACCATCTTCTCGCAGTCTTTGGGACAGACTTTCATCGACTTTCTGACCGAGTGCCG
- the mmsA gene encoding multiple monosaccharide ABC transporter ATP-binding protein, giving the protein MADYILEMRNIVKEFSGIRALSDVNLKIERGEIHALCGENGAGKSTLMNVLSGLYPYGSYEGDIVYNGETCKFKNLKDSENEGIVIIHQELALSPYLSVSENIFLGNEQAKHGIIDWDLTEKKTTNLLKTVGLRVNPNTLVSQIGVGQQQLVEIAKAFSKSVRLLILDEPTAALNEEESANLLELIKEFRRQGITSIIISHKLNEIVNVADRITILRDGKTIETLEKEAINEERIIRGMVGRDLTNRYPERHPNLGDVYFEVKDWTVHHPIDAHRIMNDKINFKIRKGEIVGIAGLMGAGRTEFAMSVFGRSYGSNISGKVFKEGQEISVKDVPVAIENGLAYVSEDRKALGLNLLMDIRENTTIASLGKISKQGVLDKEKEVQIAEEYRKKMRTKTNSIYQKVSSLSGGNQQKVVLAKWLMTEPDVLFLDEPTRGIDVGAKYEIYTIIEEMAAAGKCVCIISSELPEILGMCDRIYTMNDGKFTGEVLRKDANQESLMNLMTREEEGVL; this is encoded by the coding sequence ATGGCGGATTATATATTGGAGATGCGAAATATCGTCAAAGAATTTTCTGGCATCCGGGCATTGAGTGATGTGAATCTGAAAATCGAGCGTGGCGAAATTCATGCCCTATGCGGCGAAAATGGTGCGGGTAAATCCACACTTATGAATGTATTGAGTGGGCTGTATCCTTATGGGAGCTATGAGGGGGACATCGTCTATAACGGCGAGACATGCAAATTCAAGAATCTGAAGGACAGTGAAAATGAAGGTATCGTCATCATCCATCAGGAGTTGGCGCTCAGCCCGTATCTGTCCGTAAGTGAAAATATTTTCCTGGGCAATGAACAGGCAAAGCACGGCATTATTGACTGGGACCTGACGGAAAAGAAAACGACTAATCTGCTGAAGACAGTCGGATTGAGAGTGAATCCCAATACGCTCGTTTCCCAGATCGGGGTCGGGCAACAGCAATTGGTCGAAATCGCGAAAGCTTTCTCGAAATCGGTACGCTTGCTGATTTTGGATGAGCCGACAGCCGCGCTGAATGAGGAAGAGAGCGCCAATCTTTTGGAGCTGATCAAGGAATTCAGAAGGCAAGGGATCACTTCCATCATCATTTCCCATAAGTTGAATGAAATCGTCAATGTGGCCGACCGAATCACCATTCTGCGCGACGGCAAAACGATCGAGACGCTGGAAAAAGAAGCCATCAATGAGGAACGCATCATCCGCGGCATGGTCGGAAGGGACTTGACGAACCGTTATCCCGAACGCCATCCGAACCTCGGCGACGTCTACTTTGAAGTGAAGGATTGGACGGTCCATCATCCGATTGATGCACACCGCATCATGAACGACAAAATCAATTTTAAGATCCGCAAAGGCGAAATCGTCGGGATTGCCGGATTGATGGGAGCAGGCCGGACCGAATTCGCGATGAGTGTTTTCGGTCGTTCCTACGGCAGCAACATTTCCGGGAAAGTATTTAAGGAAGGGCAGGAGATTTCGGTCAAGGATGTGCCTGTAGCCATCGAAAACGGGCTTGCTTATGTATCCGAGGACAGGAAAGCGCTGGGTTTGAATCTCTTGATGGATATCCGTGAGAATACGACAATCGCAAGCTTAGGGAAAATCAGCAAGCAGGGCGTCTTGGACAAAGAAAAAGAAGTCCAGATAGCCGAAGAATACCGCAAAAAAATGCGGACAAAGACGAACTCGATTTACCAAAAAGTCAGCAGTCTCAGCGGCGGGAACCAGCAAAAGGTAGTCCTTGCCAAATGGCTGATGACGGAACCTGATGTGCTGTTCCTGGATGAACCGACACGCGGAATCGACGTCGGCGCCAAATACGAAATCTACACGATCATCGAGGAGATGGCGGCTGCAGGCAAATGTGTCTGCATCATCTCTTCCGAATTGCCTGAGATATTGGGGATGTGCGATCGCATTTACACAATGAATGACGGCAAATTCACAGGTGAGGTTTTACGCAAAGACGCGAACCAAGAATCGCTGATGAATCTAATGACTAGGGAAGAAGAGGGTGTGTTATAG
- a CDS encoding ABC transporter substrate-binding protein, producing MKYLLHLLLLLFVVGGCANSPDAEEEPGNIVIGFSQSGTESNWRKRHTESIREELDKEGYEVLYRNGFMNQGRQIQDMRTFIAYKVDMIVFTPIVEDGWDAVLLEAKAAGIPVIVVDRDIRTAEENLYLTHIGSSFKSEGNRAGLYITNHFQNSSQSSVKILEMKGLANTSPTNFRSEGFMEVISRDSRIIVEASLEGDFIRSKAKDVFRKYIEENGWEDIDVLYSHNDEMTLGMLEVMEENGIVPGQDILIVTIDGQAEMIENLRAGKVNCVVECNPNAGWYVRNTIKRYLNGNTIPDEIYMPETVFSDKGNLDSIPPRDY from the coding sequence ATGAAGTACCTCCTGCATCTGCTCCTCTTGCTCTTTGTTGTCGGCGGCTGCGCGAACAGCCCTGATGCGGAAGAAGAGCCGGGGAACATCGTCATCGGGTTCTCGCAGTCGGGAACGGAGAGCAATTGGCGCAAGCGTCACACAGAATCAATCAGAGAAGAATTGGATAAAGAAGGATACGAAGTCCTGTACCGGAACGGTTTCATGAACCAAGGCCGCCAAATCCAGGATATGCGCACCTTTATTGCTTATAAAGTCGATATGATTGTCTTCACACCGATCGTGGAAGACGGTTGGGATGCTGTTCTCTTGGAAGCAAAAGCTGCAGGCATACCTGTTATCGTTGTCGACCGCGATATCCGCACAGCAGAAGAGAATCTGTATCTGACGCATATCGGTTCCAGTTTTAAGTCTGAAGGAAACCGGGCGGGACTCTATATCACCAATCATTTCCAAAACAGCTCCCAGTCTTCCGTAAAGATTTTGGAAATGAAAGGGCTTGCGAATACTTCCCCGACCAATTTCCGCAGTGAAGGCTTTATGGAAGTGATCAGCCGCGATTCAAGGATCATCGTCGAAGCCTCCTTGGAAGGGGATTTTATTCGATCCAAGGCGAAGGATGTCTTCCGGAAATACATAGAAGAGAACGGCTGGGAAGATATCGATGTCCTCTACAGCCATAACGATGAGATGACGCTGGGCATGCTGGAGGTCATGGAAGAAAACGGCATCGTCCCCGGTCAGGACATCCTCATCGTCACGATTGATGGCCAAGCGGAAATGATCGAAAACCTTCGTGCCGGCAAGGTCAATTGCGTCGTCGAATGCAATCCGAATGCGGGCTGGTACGTCCGAAACACCATCAAGCGTTATTTGAACGGCAATACGATCCCTGATGAAATTTACATGCCCGAAACGGTCTTCTCCGATAAAGGCAATCTCGACAGCATTCCGCCAAGGGACTACTAG
- a CDS encoding PTS sugar transporter subunit IIB, with translation MTEQKTALLICTAGITTGLLVKNVQNAADERGLDIHVYSAPAIIAEQAIQSQAIDALMIGPQSKYEIARLKDFLTYKAVPYKLISRENYEILDGEAVLEEIIALIGE, from the coding sequence ATGACCGAACAAAAGACAGCCTTATTGATTTGTACGGCAGGCATCACGACCGGCTTGCTGGTGAAGAATGTGCAGAACGCGGCGGATGAAAGGGGACTGGACATCCATGTCTACTCCGCGCCGGCGATCATCGCGGAGCAGGCGATCCAAAGCCAAGCAATCGATGCCCTGATGATCGGCCCGCAATCAAAATACGAAATCGCGCGGTTGAAGGATTTCCTGACTTACAAGGCAGTGCCCTACAAGCTGATCTCGAGGGAAAATTATGAGATCCTGGACGGAGAAGCGGTGCTGGAGGAAATCATCGCGTTGATCGGGGAATAA